A genome region from Senegalia massiliensis includes the following:
- a CDS encoding helix-turn-helix domain-containing protein, translating to MFESYNLEGFGKRVRDLRHSLGYTQKEVHENTGIGLETIRRLEKGERLVKFDTLTYLSLFYKIDLLEELRSYNSANKLLKYYDKLDDVIVSYDYQKLMNLSNDFKKYIGNDDENTLELFKLNTINQFKVLVKGITYLFSEEKDTNNLALDKFLNSLQITIPNFSLDNLKDHKYNIFEMRILLIIGITLNETENHKKSNDILKFIITKLNFDKKAVYNEKKIIIKTYFNISYNYNDLDNQEEALKYANKGIEYCKANELIYNLNHLYYRKGIAEYLLGKDEDIYMDSLHKAIQVLEIQDQYELANMYKGITADTYNLKIN from the coding sequence ATGTTTGAAAGTTATAATTTAGAGGGATTTGGAAAAAGAGTAAGAGATTTAAGACATTCATTAGGTTATACGCAAAAAGAAGTCCATGAAAATACAGGTATAGGCTTAGAAACTATAAGAAGATTAGAAAAAGGCGAAAGACTTGTTAAATTTGATACCTTAACTTATTTATCTTTGTTTTATAAAATAGATCTATTAGAAGAATTGAGGAGCTATAATTCTGCGAATAAACTACTTAAATATTATGATAAATTAGATGATGTAATAGTTTCTTATGATTATCAGAAATTAATGAATTTATCTAATGACTTTAAAAAATATATAGGTAATGATGATGAAAATACTCTTGAGTTGTTTAAGCTAAATACTATAAATCAATTCAAAGTATTAGTAAAGGGTATAACATATTTATTTTCTGAAGAAAAAGATACCAATAATTTAGCATTAGATAAATTTTTAAACTCTCTTCAAATTACCATCCCTAATTTTAGTTTAGATAATCTTAAAGATCACAAATATAATATATTTGAAATGCGTATATTACTAATTATTGGAATTACATTAAATGAAACAGAAAATCATAAGAAAAGTAATGATATATTAAAATTTATAATTACTAAGTTGAACTTTGATAAAAAAGCTGTATATAATGAGAAAAAGATAATAATAAAAACATATTTTAATATTTCATATAATTATAATGATTTAGATAATCAAGAAGAAGCTTTAAAATATGCAAATAAAGGGATAGAGTATTGTAAGGCAAATGAGCTTATATATAATTTAAATCATCTATATTATAGAAAAGGTATTGCTGAATATTTACTTGGTAAAGATGAAGATATCTATATGGATTCTCTTCATAAGGCTATACAAGTATTGGAAATACAAGATCAATATGAATTAGCTAATATGTATAAAGGTATAACTGCAGATACTTACAATCTAAAAATAAACTAA
- a CDS encoding peptidase domain-containing ABC transporter has protein sequence MFRKKYISIKQHDIQDCGAACLATISKTYGLNIPISKIREVAGTDMMGTNAYGMVKAAEDLGFSAKAVRGTPESLHTEFPLPAIAHVVIDNKLLHYIVIHKIDKKKKQITVADPAKGIEVLTEEEFNKIWTGVLIILVPTESFEKRNENEGVLRRFFELLKPQKKLLLNVFLASLIYTILGIVASFYFKFLMDDILPNNLRGTLNVISIAFLLLYIFQTILNAFRSHLLLYLSQRLDIPLILGYYKHVLQLPMNFFSTRKVGEIVSRFMDASKIRHAISGATLTIMIDTGMVFAGGIILFIQSRLLFGISLVIGLLYAIIALSFNKSYKKNQQDIMEENSQVTSYLVESLQGIETVKSFNSEDKSNLETEKRFVKLLKTAFHGGVLQNVQGNLKGIVQSVGGLVILWVGAIQVMDGNLTIGQLLTFNALLAYFLTPIRNLIDLQLSMQTAIVSAERLAEILDLEIEKDRKEHKKISPSKLSGEIEFNNVDFRYGTRELVLKDINLEIKQGERIALVGESGSGKTTLAKLILNFYKAQKGEILLDDYNILDINRDVLRQKIGYIPQNIFLFSGTVEENLRLGNQTASMEEIIEICKITTVHDFINEMPLRYNTTLDENGSNLSGGQRQRLALARALIKKPDILIMDEATSNLDSTTEKSIENLIKDNFQEMTMIIIAHRLSTIRSCDRIYVMDQGFIIEEGNHEELLKEKGKYYELWESQFPEKELSPGIS, from the coding sequence ATGTTTAGAAAAAAATATATTAGCATAAAACAACATGATATTCAAGATTGTGGAGCAGCATGTCTTGCCACTATTTCAAAAACATATGGTTTAAATATACCTATATCAAAAATCAGAGAAGTGGCAGGCACTGATATGATGGGAACTAATGCTTATGGTATGGTAAAGGCAGCTGAAGATTTAGGGTTTAGTGCAAAAGCTGTAAGGGGTACTCCAGAATCATTACATACAGAATTTCCACTACCTGCAATAGCACATGTTGTAATTGATAATAAGCTATTACATTATATAGTAATACACAAAATAGATAAAAAGAAAAAACAAATCACAGTAGCAGATCCAGCAAAGGGCATAGAAGTTTTAACTGAGGAAGAATTTAATAAAATATGGACTGGAGTACTAATTATTTTAGTTCCTACAGAAAGCTTTGAAAAAAGAAATGAAAATGAAGGTGTATTAAGAAGATTTTTTGAACTTTTAAAACCTCAAAAGAAATTATTATTAAATGTATTTCTAGCATCATTAATATATACAATACTTGGAATAGTAGCTTCATTTTACTTTAAGTTTTTAATGGATGATATTTTACCTAATAATTTAAGAGGTACATTAAATGTAATTTCAATAGCTTTCCTCTTATTATATATATTTCAGACAATATTAAATGCTTTTCGTTCTCATCTTTTACTATATTTATCACAAAGGCTAGATATACCATTGATATTAGGTTATTATAAACATGTTTTACAGCTTCCTATGAACTTCTTTAGCACTAGAAAAGTAGGGGAAATAGTATCTAGATTTATGGATGCTTCAAAAATAAGACATGCCATAAGTGGAGCTACTCTTACTATAATGATTGATACGGGAATGGTCTTTGCTGGCGGTATTATACTATTTATTCAGAGTAGATTGCTATTTGGAATATCTTTAGTTATAGGACTATTATATGCAATAATTGCATTGTCTTTTAATAAATCATACAAGAAAAATCAACAGGATATTATGGAAGAAAATTCTCAAGTTACTTCTTATTTAGTAGAATCATTACAAGGAATAGAAACTGTGAAAAGTTTTAATTCTGAAGATAAAAGTAATTTAGAAACAGAAAAAAGATTTGTTAAGCTATTAAAGACAGCTTTTCATGGAGGAGTATTGCAAAATGTTCAAGGAAATCTAAAAGGCATTGTTCAATCAGTAGGGGGTCTAGTAATACTATGGGTAGGAGCTATACAAGTAATGGATGGCAATTTGACTATAGGGCAATTATTAACATTTAATGCTTTGTTAGCATATTTCCTTACTCCCATAAGAAACTTAATAGACTTACAATTATCTATGCAAACAGCTATAGTTTCGGCAGAAAGACTAGCAGAAATTTTAGATTTAGAAATAGAGAAAGATAGAAAAGAACATAAAAAAATATCACCATCAAAGTTATCAGGAGAAATAGAGTTTAATAATGTAGATTTTAGATATGGCACTAGAGAATTAGTATTAAAAGATATAAATTTAGAGATTAAGCAAGGTGAAAGAATTGCTCTAGTAGGAGAAAGTGGTTCTGGAAAAACTACACTAGCTAAATTAATTTTAAATTTTTATAAAGCTCAAAAAGGAGAAATCCTTTTGGATGATTATAATATTCTAGATATTAATAGAGATGTTTTAAGACAAAAAATAGGATACATACCCCAAAATATATTTCTATTTAGTGGTACTGTTGAAGAAAATTTAAGACTAGGAAATCAAACAGCTTCAATGGAAGAAATAATTGAAATATGTAAAATTACTACAGTACATGACTTTATTAATGAAATGCCATTAAGGTATAATACTACTTTAGATGAAAATGGATCAAACTTAAGTGGTGGGCAAAGACAAAGATTAGCATTAGCTAGAGCTTTAATCAAAAAGCCAGACATTTTGATAATGGATGAAGCAACTTCAAATTTAGATTCTACAACAGAAAAATCCATTGAAAATCTTATTAAAGATAATTTTCAAGAGATGACAATGATAATAATAGCACATAGATTAAGTACAATTAGATCATGCGATAGAATATATGTCATGGATCAAGGGTTCATAATAGAAGAAGGTAACCATGAAGAATTACTGAAAGAAAAAGGAAAGTATTATGAACTATGGGAAAGTCAATTTCCCGAAAAAGAGCTATCTCCTGGAATTTCTTAA
- a CDS encoding immune inhibitor A domain-containing protein, which translates to MKKILSLAVASSMLLSSFSFAAEAPESKVLDLNSEHKVQAYRGSSFDLGIANDEKLIEMLKDEGKISKNATLKEAEKALNKYLKSKAESTKKRDNQVKDIDKVIPGAKNLNNGTFNGKGIKKGHVEDLDSLEKEPYNGNVRKDKVLVLAIDFPDYENGSITKEETDMWYEDYTNEHFQNMIFGKDGYKGPNCETLVSMRQYYEEQSGGSYTVDGTVAGWYTADHPAAYYGGNYPTPDGSDHRPRELVFEALTKAGQDPNIDLSEYDVWDRDDYDGDGVYDEPDGIIDHLMVIHAGVGEEAGGGKLGGDAIWSHRWNLGDLVAVPGGTSNSDRFGGLLGAYDYTIEPEDGAAGVFAHEYGHDLGLPDEYDTQYTGEGEPVGYWSLMSSGSWAGDVPGTEPTGMSPYAKEFLQAVHGGNWLSGTTIEVDEITSKGIEAVLDQASSKGVNNDVVRINLPDKESTVNTPAGGEYEYFSGRGDEIDNKMIATVDLSGVKEASLNYDVWYNIESNWDFGMVQISTDDGETWTSLSTPNTVSDIVEDGYPEIKENVPGYTGNSNGWLNESIDLSEYVGQKVKLQFRYMTDWGTNLDGLYVDNINVAADGTDIFSDDAESDTLFTLNGFSKDTGKSYSNHYYLVEWRTHTGVDEGLSNIRRGDSLMSFDPGMLVWYVDNSYDNNWTGAHPGEGFLGIVDADQRGNKWSDKSIGSTRYQIHDAAFSTEKSSKMFLDYTDLLGVTMKDNYTKANALFDDSNDYSNPDLVDAGRNISSYGLKIRVVGKNKDNSVGKILLFK; encoded by the coding sequence ATGAAAAAGATCTTAAGTTTAGCAGTTGCAAGCAGTATGTTGCTTAGTTCATTTAGTTTTGCAGCAGAAGCACCAGAATCAAAAGTTTTAGATTTAAATTCAGAACATAAAGTACAGGCATACAGGGGAAGTTCCTTTGACTTAGGGATAGCTAATGATGAGAAATTAATAGAAATGTTAAAAGATGAAGGTAAAATATCTAAAAATGCAACTCTTAAAGAAGCAGAAAAGGCATTAAATAAGTATTTAAAATCTAAAGCTGAATCTACTAAAAAAAGAGATAATCAAGTAAAAGATATAGACAAAGTTATTCCAGGAGCTAAAAATCTTAATAATGGAACTTTTAATGGGAAAGGAATTAAAAAAGGGCATGTTGAAGATTTAGATTCTCTTGAGAAAGAACCTTATAATGGGAATGTAAGAAAAGATAAAGTTTTAGTTCTTGCTATTGATTTTCCTGATTATGAAAATGGCTCAATCACTAAAGAAGAAACGGATATGTGGTATGAAGATTATACAAATGAGCATTTTCAAAATATGATATTTGGTAAAGATGGATATAAAGGACCAAATTGTGAGACTTTAGTTTCAATGAGACAATATTACGAAGAACAGTCAGGTGGTAGCTATACAGTTGATGGAACAGTAGCAGGGTGGTATACTGCAGATCACCCAGCAGCTTATTATGGAGGAAACTATCCAACACCTGATGGATCAGATCATCGTCCTCGTGAATTAGTTTTTGAAGCTCTCACAAAAGCAGGACAAGATCCTAATATTGATTTAAGTGAATATGATGTATGGGATAGAGATGATTATGATGGGGATGGAGTATATGATGAGCCTGATGGAATCATAGATCACTTAATGGTAATTCATGCTGGCGTTGGAGAAGAAGCTGGTGGAGGAAAATTAGGTGGAGATGCTATATGGTCTCATAGATGGAATTTAGGAGATTTAGTTGCAGTTCCAGGTGGTACATCAAATAGTGATAGATTTGGTGGATTATTAGGTGCATATGATTATACTATAGAACCAGAAGATGGAGCAGCTGGTGTATTTGCGCATGAATATGGTCATGACTTAGGATTACCTGATGAATATGACACACAATATACAGGTGAAGGAGAACCAGTAGGATATTGGTCATTAATGAGTAGTGGTAGTTGGGCAGGAGATGTTCCTGGAACAGAGCCTACAGGAATGAGTCCATATGCTAAAGAATTTTTACAAGCTGTCCATGGAGGAAATTGGTTAAGTGGAACTACTATAGAGGTTGATGAAATAACATCTAAAGGAATTGAAGCTGTATTAGATCAAGCTAGTTCAAAAGGAGTTAACAATGATGTAGTAAGAATTAATCTTCCTGATAAGGAAAGTACAGTTAATACTCCAGCAGGAGGAGAATATGAGTATTTCAGTGGAAGAGGAGACGAAATTGACAATAAAATGATAGCTACTGTAGATTTAAGTGGAGTTAAAGAAGCTTCTTTAAACTATGATGTTTGGTATAATATTGAATCAAATTGGGATTTTGGTATGGTTCAGATATCTACTGATGATGGAGAGACATGGACATCATTATCAACTCCAAATACAGTATCTGATATTGTTGAAGATGGTTATCCAGAAATAAAAGAGAATGTACCAGGATATACTGGTAATAGCAACGGATGGTTAAATGAATCCATTGATTTAAGTGAATATGTTGGTCAAAAAGTTAAATTACAATTCCGTTATATGACTGATTGGGGAACTAATCTTGATGGATTATATGTAGATAATATAAATGTAGCAGCTGATGGAACAGATATCTTCTCTGATGATGCAGAATCAGATACATTATTTACATTGAATGGTTTCTCAAAAGATACAGGTAAATCTTATTCAAATCATTATTATTTAGTTGAGTGGAGAACTCATACAGGAGTAGATGAAGGATTATCAAATATTAGAAGGGGAGATTCATTAATGAGTTTCGATCCTGGTATGCTTGTTTGGTATGTTGATAATTCTTATGATAACAATTGGACGGGAGCACATCCTGGAGAAGGATTCCTTGGAATAGTAGATGCTGATCAACGTGGTAATAAATGGAGTGACAAATCTATAGGATCTACTAGATATCAAATTCATGATGCTGCTTTTAGTACAGAAAAATCTTCTAAAATGTTCTTAGATTATACTGACTTATTAGGTGTAACAATGAAAGATAACTATACTAAAGCTAATGCTTTATTTGATGATAGTAATGATTACAGCAATCCAGATTTAGTTGATGCAGGTCGTAATATATCTAGTTATGGATTAAAAATAAGAGTTGTTGGTAAAAATAAAGATAACTCTGTAGGTAAAATATTATTATTTAAATAA
- a CDS encoding HlyD family efflux transporter periplasmic adaptor subunit, with protein sequence MKHKIIDIKELTDSRELLEKTPSKFILGFIYIVLALVTALLLWSYFAEKEVVVKAQGVIQSTDSNIVKSTVGGQAISITVEEGDYVKKGDELIVIESKNLKSEYESIKEKIDIINEDIKLLAKYENSINSNSNLFSKTKEKEYYYKYLSFKNKLNQTNNTSSQEKVRKNGLESDINEYESEIGSIQSEKSQYQNDIETLKNNNSKIKNKNKKLQNEIDNISKNEELSSEQKNMKINGLKAQISSNKQKIQQNDIQNSQIKASIKMLDDSIKNQKNNIRSAEDSIEISNKTLDNYNIDKDSYRNNEIIQTQTQIKELKEQVKDFNFQLENMNFQLEDYTIKAQKDGQIHFIMPINENDILRAGTDIMKISSTNDDSMLVQLYIPATDIANIREGQSIKLHSYSLPYREYGFIKSKINKLDIDAKVSQENGSSFYVAESIIDNKALENSDGEKSYLKMGMPMEGKIITDSRSYLQLFLEKLDLWISG encoded by the coding sequence ATGAAACACAAAATAATAGATATAAAAGAACTTACTGATAGTAGAGAGCTTTTAGAAAAAACTCCTTCAAAATTTATTTTAGGCTTTATATATATAGTACTTGCTTTAGTTACTGCATTACTTTTATGGTCTTATTTTGCTGAAAAAGAAGTAGTTGTAAAAGCTCAAGGTGTAATTCAATCAACAGATTCTAATATTGTCAAGTCAACTGTTGGAGGACAAGCTATTAGTATAACTGTTGAAGAAGGAGATTATGTAAAAAAGGGTGATGAATTAATAGTAATTGAATCTAAAAATTTGAAATCTGAATATGAAAGTATTAAAGAAAAAATAGATATTATTAATGAAGATATTAAGTTACTTGCTAAATATGAAAATAGCATAAATAGTAATTCTAATTTATTTTCAAAAACTAAAGAAAAAGAATATTATTATAAATATTTAAGTTTTAAAAACAAACTAAACCAAACTAATAATACATCTTCTCAAGAAAAAGTAAGAAAAAATGGTTTAGAATCAGATATAAATGAATATGAATCAGAAATTGGATCAATACAATCTGAAAAATCTCAGTACCAAAATGATATAGAAACATTAAAAAATAATAATAGTAAAATAAAAAATAAAAATAAAAAATTACAAAATGAAATTGATAACATATCTAAAAATGAAGAATTATCTTCTGAACAAAAGAATATGAAGATTAATGGACTGAAAGCTCAAATATCAAGTAACAAGCAAAAAATACAGCAAAATGATATTCAAAATTCACAGATAAAAGCATCAATAAAAATGTTAGATGATAGCATTAAAAATCAAAAAAATAATATTAGAAGTGCAGAAGATTCAATAGAAATTTCTAATAAGACTTTAGATAATTATAATATAGATAAAGATTCATATAGAAACAATGAAATTATTCAAACTCAAACTCAGATAAAAGAATTAAAAGAACAAGTTAAAGATTTTAACTTTCAATTAGAAAATATGAATTTTCAATTAGAAGACTATACTATAAAGGCACAAAAAGATGGTCAGATACACTTTATTATGCCAATAAATGAAAATGATATACTACGAGCTGGTACAGATATTATGAAAATAAGTTCAACAAATGATGACAGTATGTTAGTTCAACTATATATCCCTGCTACTGATATAGCTAATATAAGAGAAGGTCAGAGCATAAAACTTCATAGTTATTCACTTCCGTATAGAGAGTATGGATTTATTAAGAGTAAGATAAATAAACTGGATATAGATGCTAAAGTTTCTCAAGAAAATGGAAGTAGTTTTTATGTCGCAGAATCTATAATAGATAATAAAGCATTAGAAAATAGTGATGGTGAAAAATCATACCTTAAAATGGGAATGCCTATGGAAGGTAAAATCATAACTGATTCTAGAAGTTATCTACAGTTATTTTTAGAAAAACTAGACTTATGGATAAGTGGATAA
- a CDS encoding viroplasmin family protein gives MTKKYYAVRQGKKIGIFTSWDDCKKNVNGYSGAEYKSFKRKIDAEKYMNDRKEYTVQKEKNIDEIIVKDKDRAIAYVDGSYKKKTKEFSYGAVIFWNNKEYHFSDKFDDEELSKMRNVSGELKGAEKAIAFGIDNKIKEIDIYHDYEGISKWATGDWKANKDGTKSYKKYCIDASKKIKINFVKVKGHSGDKYNDLADKLAKEALETKATGNLIQ, from the coding sequence ATGACAAAGAAATATTATGCAGTAAGACAAGGTAAAAAAATAGGTATATTTACGAGTTGGGATGATTGTAAGAAAAATGTTAATGGATATTCTGGTGCAGAATATAAATCTTTTAAAAGAAAAATTGATGCAGAAAAATATATGAATGATAGAAAAGAATATACAGTACAAAAAGAAAAGAATATAGATGAAATTATAGTTAAAGATAAAGATAGAGCTATTGCATATGTAGATGGTAGCTATAAAAAGAAAACAAAGGAATTTTCATATGGTGCAGTGATTTTTTGGAATAATAAAGAATACCATTTTTCTGATAAGTTTGATGATGAAGAACTTTCAAAAATGAGAAATGTATCAGGAGAACTAAAAGGAGCAGAGAAAGCTATAGCCTTTGGAATAGATAATAAGATTAAAGAGATAGATATTTATCACGATTATGAGGGAATATCAAAATGGGCTACCGGTGATTGGAAAGCTAATAAAGATGGTACAAAATCTTATAAAAAATATTGTATAGATGCTAGTAAAAAAATAAAAATTAATTTTGTAAAGGTAAAAGGTCATTCAGGTGATAAATATAATGATTTAGCAGATAAACTTGCTAAAGAAGCATTAGAAACTAAAGCTACTGGGAATTTAATCCAGTAG
- a CDS encoding GNAT family N-acetyltransferase, whose translation MENFNEIWNIYNDSFPKDEKRDLKLQKKILKNPRYKMESLKDGEEIVGFITTWDLDEFLFVEHFAIDEKHRGKSYGKKFLERLIDTTNKKIVLEVEKPNTIQAKRRINFYERLNFELNKYPYKQPAYDKEKKSIPLMIMTYPNFLEKEEFNIVKNKLYNVVYSNRN comes from the coding sequence ATGGAAAACTTTAATGAAATATGGAATATATATAATGATTCTTTTCCCAAAGACGAAAAGAGAGATTTAAAATTACAAAAAAAGATATTAAAAAATCCTAGGTATAAAATGGAATCTTTAAAAGATGGTGAAGAAATAGTGGGTTTTATAACAACATGGGATTTAGACGAGTTCTTATTTGTAGAACATTTTGCAATAGATGAAAAACATAGAGGGAAAAGTTATGGAAAGAAATTTTTAGAAAGACTTATAGATACAACAAATAAAAAGATTGTATTAGAAGTGGAGAAACCAAATACAATTCAAGCAAAAAGAAGAATTAACTTTTATGAAAGGTTAAACTTTGAGTTAAATAAATATCCATATAAGCAACCAGCTTATGATAAAGAAAAAAAATCTATACCATTAATGATTATGACATATCCTAATTTTTTAGAAAAAGAAGAGTTTAATATAGTTAAAAATAAGTTATATAATGTTGTTTATTCAAATAGAAATTAA
- a CDS encoding tetratricopeptide repeat-containing diguanylate cyclase gives MIAIKNISEEIYNKINYAKSIVSIYPDEAIKISKDACNLAKSSNLIIEEAYAFLSISLGSRIKSDISNILDYSYKALVIFRQENHIVGQGKSLNLIGIAYFYSSMYEEAIKNFLEADNLLKFNKDKSLVSSVLNNIGEVYRELEMYDKAVYYYNKAIDTIFENNYTLNHAAILGNIGEVHFTKKEYKKALDVFNKSYKLLACDNDMISIGELENRIGQVYFVMKNFEKAKEYYFRSFKRLQNINNKYYVIDVLINIAELYIEMSTGRALNFYEKAMEFAEIVGSKNKLCNIYRLISEYHEKEEDYKNALEYYKKYSNINQEIMSSKIKSKLEILNIEFKNIDEKVEVEKIRIRLENEISRQKYELKNIKDSNKMLEKKVYEDDLTGIKNRRSINLYLKNILNKTSKSLVALFIIDIDKFKRYNDYWGHVQGDLCIKKVVDCIKRIQVKKDDTFGRYGGEEFVYISTSINYEEAFKLANIIRMEVENSGLYYIYKGEKKFITISIGGVVGNNSDFDSIQDIMELADKELYRAKNMGRNRVFLRKVIS, from the coding sequence TTGATTGCTATAAAAAATATATCAGAAGAAATATATAACAAAATTAACTATGCAAAAAGTATAGTATCTATATATCCAGATGAGGCTATTAAAATAAGTAAAGATGCCTGTAATTTAGCTAAGTCTAGCAATCTAATAATAGAGGAAGCTTATGCATTTCTTAGTATTTCTTTGGGTAGTAGAATAAAGTCAGATATAAGCAATATACTTGACTATTCATATAAAGCTCTTGTAATATTTAGACAAGAAAATCATATTGTAGGACAAGGAAAATCACTAAACCTTATAGGAATTGCGTATTTTTATAGTTCCATGTATGAAGAAGCTATAAAAAATTTTTTAGAGGCAGACAATTTATTAAAATTTAATAAAGATAAATCTTTGGTAAGTAGTGTTTTAAATAATATTGGAGAAGTGTATAGAGAATTAGAGATGTATGATAAGGCTGTTTATTATTATAATAAAGCTATTGATACTATATTTGAAAATAATTATACTTTAAATCATGCAGCTATACTTGGAAATATTGGTGAAGTTCATTTTACTAAAAAAGAATATAAAAAAGCTCTTGATGTATTTAATAAATCATATAAATTGCTTGCTTGTGATAATGATATGATTAGTATTGGCGAGCTTGAAAATAGGATAGGACAAGTCTATTTTGTTATGAAAAATTTTGAAAAAGCCAAAGAATATTATTTTAGATCCTTTAAAAGGCTTCAGAATATAAATAATAAATATTATGTGATAGATGTATTAATAAATATAGCAGAGCTTTATATTGAAATGTCAACTGGAAGAGCATTGAATTTTTATGAAAAAGCTATGGAGTTTGCAGAGATTGTTGGCTCTAAAAATAAACTTTGCAATATATATAGACTTATTTCTGAATATCATGAAAAAGAAGAGGATTATAAGAATGCTTTAGAATATTATAAAAAATATTCTAATATAAATCAGGAAATTATGAGTTCAAAGATAAAGAGTAAATTAGAAATATTAAATATAGAGTTTAAAAATATTGATGAGAAAGTAGAAGTTGAAAAGATAAGAATAAGGCTTGAAAATGAAATATCTAGACAAAAATATGAACTTAAAAATATAAAAGATTCAAATAAAATGCTTGAAAAGAAAGTTTATGAAGATGATTTAACAGGAATTAAAAATAGAAGAAGCATAAATTTATATCTTAAAAATATTCTAAATAAAACATCAAAAAGTTTAGTAGCATTATTTATAATAGATATAGATAAATTTAAAAGATATAATGATTATTGGGGACATGTTCAAGGGGATTTATGTATAAAAAAGGTTGTAGATTGTATAAAGAGGATTCAAGTAAAAAAAGATGATACTTTTGGGAGATATGGAGGGGAAGAGTTTGTATATATTTCCACTTCTATAAATTATGAAGAGGCTTTTAAGCTAGCTAATATTATTCGAATGGAAGTTGAAAATAGTGGTCTTTATTATATATATAAAGGAGAAAAAAAGTTTATAACAATAAGTATTGGAGGAGTAGTAGGTAATAATTCAGATTTTGACTCAATACAAGATATTATGGAACTTGCTGATAAAGAGCTTTATAGAGCTAAAAATATGGGAAGAAATAGAGTGTTTTTAAGAAAGGTGATTTCATGA
- a CDS encoding dipeptide epimerase — protein MKITDIKLGKISVPLKVPFKTALRTVKSIEDIIVEIHTDIGNIGYGEAAPTGVITGDTNLSIIGAIKDHIAPSIKGCHIENFEELMSKLHSSVVGNTSAKAAIDIALYDLYGQLYNTSVYKILGGYRKNITTDITISVNNPDEMVRDSINAIKLGYKTLKVKVGKDSQMDIKRLSDIRNAVGNNIDIRIDANQGWKPKEAIKTLNKMEDLELNLELVEQPVVAYDIEGMKLVTDNVNIPVLADESVFSERDALKILQKRAADIINIKLMKTGGINKALKIMTMAEIYDVECMIGCMLEAKVSVNAAVHLAAAKKIITKIDLDGPVLCKADPVIGGSTFNNSKITVNKEIGFGIKYIEGIEYI, from the coding sequence TTGAAAATTACAGATATAAAACTAGGCAAAATATCGGTACCACTTAAAGTTCCATTTAAAACAGCACTTAGAACAGTAAAATCTATAGAAGATATAATAGTTGAGATTCATACAGATATAGGAAATATTGGTTATGGAGAAGCTGCACCAACTGGAGTAATCACAGGTGATACTAATTTATCTATAATAGGAGCTATAAAGGATCATATTGCACCTTCAATTAAAGGATGCCATATAGAAAACTTTGAAGAATTAATGAGTAAACTACATTCATCTGTTGTAGGAAATACTAGCGCAAAGGCTGCTATAGATATAGCTTTATATGATTTATATGGACAGCTTTATAATACATCTGTATATAAAATATTAGGTGGATATAGAAAAAATATTACTACAGATATAACTATCAGTGTAAATAATCCAGATGAAATGGTTAGAGATAGTATAAATGCTATAAAATTAGGATATAAAACCCTTAAAGTAAAAGTAGGAAAAGATTCTCAAATGGATATAAAAAGACTTTCTGATATAAGAAATGCAGTAGGAAATAATATAGACATAAGGATAGATGCAAATCAAGGATGGAAACCTAAAGAAGCTATAAAAACTCTTAATAAAATGGAAGATTTAGAACTTAATTTAGAATTAGTGGAACAACCAGTTGTAGCATATGATATAGAAGGAATGAAGCTTGTCACAGATAATGTGAATATACCTGTACTTGCAGATGAAAGTGTATTTTCTGAAAGAGATGCTTTAAAAATATTACAGAAAAGAGCTGCAGATATTATAAATATAAAATTAATGAAGACAGGTGGAATAAATAAGGCACTCAAAATAATGACTATGGCAGAGATATATGATGTAGAATGCATGATAGGGTGTATGTTAGAAGCTAAAGTTAGTGTAAATGCAGCAGTACATTTGGCAGCTGCTAAAAAAATAATTACAAAAATAGACTTAGATGGTCCAGTATTATGTAAAGCAGATCCTGTAATAGGTGGATCAACATTTAATAATTCTAAAATAACAGTCAATAAAGAAATAGGATTTGGAATTAAATATATAGAAGGAATAGAATATATATAG